CCGACATATTGTCGGTGTTGAGCACGCCGTGGCAAAATCCTGCCGCCATCCACTGTGCTGCCAACTCCGCCGTTCGCTCGACTAATTCTGCGTAGAACCGCGCCGCACAATCGGGCTCGCCCTGTAGGTGTGGGTAGTACCACGCGATCGCGCCGTCGACGAGTTTCCGGATGAGATCGGGACGCTGTAGGTAGTGCAGGCGCTCGAATGTCCCAAAGCGCAAATGCGTGCGGCTCAAGCGCACCATCACGGCCGCCCTGGCTGGCGACGGCTCGTCCGTCCGCCACAGCAACTCGCCGGTCTCAATTAGGCTCAGGCACCGCGAGGTTCGCACGCCTAACTGGTACAGCGCTTCTGCAGCGAGGACTTCGCGGACGCCGCCCTTGAGCGTCAGCCGTCCGTCCGCACCGCGGGAGTAGGGCGTTTGCCCGGACCCTTTTGTTCCCAAGTCGTAGAGCCAGCCGTCCGTCCCGCGCACTTGCCCGTACAGAAAGCCGCGCCCATCCCCGAGAAACGGGTTGTACTCGCCGAACTAATAGCCGTGGTAGCGCAGTGCTAAGAACGGCCCGCGCCCCTGAAATTTCCCAAAGGCTTCAATCCAGTGGTTATCTGCGACAGCAGTTGGGTCTATCCCCAACAGCGTCAGCAGCTCGTCGTTGCGAAACCGCAGCAGGTGGCGTGGAAAATCGGCAGCAAATACCGGGTCGTAGTAGTCGTCACCCACACTCTGCAGCGCGGGGGCATATTCGAGCTGGAGAAACGGATTTATTGCACTCAACGTTCTTGCACGCGATCGGTCTCGGCGATCGCCGCCGGGTAGCTTCCATTCTGAGTATCAGTCTTTTCGCGATCGCTGCGGTGCAGATGGCTCCGAACCATCGCGCGCGCCAGAATGGAGTCGAACAGCATTGCCGCCCGCGCCTTGAGTCTGAAATCCCCTTACTCGCCCCAGACCCAACCTGCGCGTTCAGTCTATCTCAACTCTAAGCGATGTCTAGGCCCCGCCCGCTAGCAACATTCCTCGCGCTTGCTGCCGTTTTCAGCATTGGTGCAGGGGCAGCGTTGTGGCCGCAAGTGACCCCAAGGTCCAAGGTTGCCAATTTCTCCATCGCGGCGCGCGGCGCAACAGTAATGGAGGGCGATCGCTGGATCGTGTCGCCCCCTGATGCGGCCCGGCTAGTCGCAGAAGGCGCGATCGTGCTGGATGCCCGCCCATCGGGGTTGTTCGTACGACGCGAGATCGCCAATGCCGTTCCCTTCGATTGGACGGAGTTCGCGCGAACGGACTTTCCCCATCAAGGGCAGCTCTTAGCGGATGACACCCTACTAGCGCAGAAACTGCAAGCCCTCGGCATCGATCGCGGCCGACCGGCGATCGTCGTCGGCGATGCGACCGCTGGCTGGGGGCAAGACGGGCGCGCGGTCTGGATGCTGCGAACGCTGGGCCACGAGCATGCGGTAATGGTCGATGGCGGCTATGACGCTCTGGTTGCAGCTGGCGTTACGGCGGCTGCGATGCCGCCGGCAATCGGCAACTTCACAGTGCAGCGGCGATCGCAATGGACGATCGAGCGCGATACATTACAAGCTCGCTTTGACAGCGCCGATGTCGTGGTATTGGATGCGCGAACCTCCGCCGAATATTCTGGGGCCACACCGCACCGCGAACGCCTCGGCGGCCATGTGCCGGGCGCGCGATCGCTACACTACCGGGAGTTCTTGACTGAGTCCGGTAAGCTTGTGCCGGAGGCAGAGATCCGCGAGCGCCTCGAAGAGGTGGGGATCGTGCCATCGACGCCCATTGCGACGTATTGTACGGGCGGCGTGCGATCGGCGTGGCTGACCGTCGTGCTGGCCGACCTTGGCTACACCGTGCAGAATTACGCGGGGTCGATGTGGGAATGGTCGGCGGCACCGGCTGCTGAATATCCCCTCGTGCGCGGCAAGGACGAATAGAGAAAACATGTGTGGATGGTGTTTGCAAAAAATCTCGCCAGGCACATTTTCATTCCAGTTTCTAATGCCAACTCTAGGAAGTGATGCGAAGAATAGCTGATAGGGAAGCCTTATTACTAGGAGGCACCTCGATAAATTCGCTCAAGACCTAAGGTCGACACGACAGCGGGGACACTTCAGTCGCTGGTATGCCCCAAACCGGTAAATTTTTGAGGTGCCCTTTAGGATCTCAAAAATCCTGAAAGGAGGCAGGCAGCTTAGGGGGAAATACTACCTTTGCGTAGCCATCCTTAACCATACATCAGCATAAACTGCGCTATTTACACCTAGATTTCGTCCTTGAAGAATTCTTCCAAATGCGACTGGATCGACCACTTCTATGCAGTGGTTTTGGATGCGATTGCGAGATAAGACTTCATTGCTCGACGCTCTATCTGTCGCGGAAAATCTTTGATTTTATATCGCCTGCGCTCCAAGTTGCAGATCGCATGGTAGAGGCGCTAATCTGACGGGGACGCTAGCCTGCGTAGGCAAACATTATTCCAGGCGTTTCGTTGACGCAAATTGTTACGGCACATGCAAACACTGGTTGCTGCGGGACTATCAACCCTATTTGCTCCTCTCAAAGCTTCGTTTATCGCTAAGACTCACCGCGTTGCTAGTGCTCAAGAAGAATTCCTTCTGCGGTTACTGCGCGTTCAACAGGACACTCAGCTCGGTCGGGATTATCAACTGTCGGCGATCGCATCCGTCCGTGAATTCCGACACCGCATTCCGGTCCTGCCTTATAGCAGCTTTGCACCCTATGTCGAGCGCGTGGCAGGTGGTGAAGCGAACGTCATGACGCCCGACCCGGTCATTTACATGAATATGACCAGCGGTTCGACCGGCAAGCAAAAGCTTATTCCCGTGACGCGGCGATCGCGTCGCTTCCGCCACCGAGCCAGCCAAGTCAGCCTGGCCTTTCTGCTATCCCTCATGCAGCAGCAGCGGCGATCGTTCGGGCAAATTTTGCTGACGAGTTCGGTTGAGTTGCTTGGCAAGACCAGTGGCGGGATCGACTACGGTCCCGTCAGCGTTGGCGACCTGCGCTTGCAAAACCCGATCGTTCGCAATGCTTTGTTATCGCAGCCGT
Above is a genomic segment from Rubidibacter lacunae KORDI 51-2 containing:
- a CDS encoding sulfurtransferase; translation: MSRPRPLATFLALAAVFSIGAGAALWPQVTPRSKVANFSIAARGATVMEGDRWIVSPPDAARLVAEGAIVLDARPSGLFVRREIANAVPFDWTEFARTDFPHQGQLLADDTLLAQKLQALGIDRGRPAIVVGDATAGWGQDGRAVWMLRTLGHEHAVMVDGGYDALVAAGVTAAAMPPAIGNFTVQRRSQWTIERDTLQARFDSADVVVLDARTSAEYSGATPHRERLGGHVPGARSLHYREFLTESGKLVPEAEIRERLEEVGIVPSTPIATYCTGGVRSAWLTVVLADLGYTVQNYAGSMWEWSAAPAAEYPLVRGKDE